One segment of Anatilimnocola aggregata DNA contains the following:
- a CDS encoding transposase, producing MDPDRPMYRWRQLTPEQRQAVLVERQSHRLPWHGPPHYESESQLYLVTAACYEHQPIIGLSPERMIGFEAELMTVCNDFSKQVFAWIVLPNHYHVLLHAPQIKTLLKQLGQLHGSTSFRWNSEDRQRGRHCWHRAAETAMKSERHFWATLNYVLNNAVRHQYVMCWQDWPHSNAAQYLADVGRELAEKRWREYPVLDYGDGWDPPDL from the coding sequence GTGGACCCTGACCGGCCGATGTATCGGTGGCGACAGCTGACACCGGAACAACGTCAAGCTGTATTGGTAGAGCGCCAATCGCACCGTTTACCCTGGCATGGGCCGCCCCACTACGAAAGTGAAAGCCAACTCTATCTGGTCACGGCGGCCTGCTACGAGCATCAGCCGATCATCGGCTTAAGCCCCGAGCGCATGATTGGTTTCGAAGCGGAACTGATGACAGTTTGCAATGATTTTTCCAAGCAGGTCTTCGCTTGGATTGTTCTTCCCAATCACTATCACGTTTTGTTACATGCTCCGCAGATTAAAACACTGCTAAAGCAGCTTGGACAATTGCACGGCAGTACGTCTTTTCGCTGGAACAGCGAGGATCGTCAACGCGGCCGCCATTGTTGGCATCGAGCGGCAGAAACGGCAATGAAGTCCGAACGGCACTTTTGGGCCACGCTGAACTACGTGCTCAACAATGCGGTGCGGCATCAGTACGTCATGTGCTGGCAAGACTGGCCGCATTCCAATGCAGCACAATACCTCGCCGACGTCGGACGCGAATTGGCAGAAAAGCGCTGGCGCGAGTATCCGGTCCTCGATTACGGCGACGGCTGGGATCCACCCGATCTTTAA
- the speA gene encoding biosynthetic arginine decarboxylase, which translates to MLKDTVDRWTVTDASEMYDVPRWGKAYFSINAQGHMQVHPNKDPNIGIDMKELVDRLQLRGLDLPILLRFNGVLKDRLREMHDVFAQAIKEHDYKGRYTCVYPIKVNQQRHVVEQVVQYGKPYGFGLEAGSKPELLAVVAMTDAVTPIICNGFKDAEFIEMAMLAQKIGRNVIPVVEKYTELALILKYAEKVGVRPQIGMRIKLAAKGSGRWQSSGGFRSKFGLTVGEILKAVEELKSRDMLDCFKLLHFHLGSQITNIRQIKGAMTEAGRAYVDLVKRGAGLEYLDVGGGLGVDYDGSQTNFESSMNYTLQEYANDVVYHLQSVCDEAQVKHPNIISESGRAVAAYHAALVFGVLGVSGQGNQGQNGEETLPEVNQESEQPLHDLMDTYKGITARNVLESFHDAQQAMDVTMTLFGTGYLSLEQRSIAETMFWAICRKIRRFAEQLDYMPEELEGLDLMLSDTYFCNFSLFQSMPDSWAIKQLFPVMPIHRLNERPNRPAVLGDITCDSDGKIDQFIDRRDVKRTLLLHQYNGQPYYLSAFLIGAYQEILGDLHNLFGDTNTVHVDSTPTGEVILEAIVKGDTVREVLDYVEFDHSDLVTRLQTAVENAVRENRLDHQAAGRFIKFYDDALNGYTYLEEPGD; encoded by the coding sequence ATGCTGAAAGACACCGTAGATCGTTGGACCGTTACCGATGCCAGCGAGATGTACGATGTGCCACGCTGGGGTAAGGCCTATTTCTCGATCAACGCTCAAGGCCACATGCAGGTTCACCCCAACAAGGACCCTAATATCGGCATCGATATGAAGGAACTTGTCGACCGCCTGCAGCTTCGCGGTCTCGACCTGCCGATTCTGCTCCGCTTTAACGGCGTGCTGAAAGACCGCCTGCGCGAAATGCACGACGTGTTCGCCCAGGCTATCAAAGAGCACGACTACAAAGGCCGCTACACCTGCGTTTATCCCATCAAGGTGAATCAGCAACGGCACGTCGTCGAGCAAGTTGTGCAATACGGCAAGCCCTATGGCTTCGGTCTTGAAGCGGGCAGCAAGCCCGAACTGCTAGCCGTCGTCGCGATGACCGATGCCGTGACTCCAATCATCTGCAACGGCTTCAAGGATGCCGAATTCATCGAAATGGCGATGCTGGCCCAGAAGATCGGCCGCAACGTCATTCCGGTCGTCGAAAAGTACACCGAACTGGCCCTCATCCTGAAGTATGCCGAGAAGGTCGGCGTCCGTCCGCAGATTGGTATGCGCATCAAGCTGGCGGCCAAAGGCTCGGGGCGCTGGCAGTCGTCGGGTGGTTTCCGCAGCAAGTTCGGCCTCACCGTCGGTGAAATCTTGAAGGCTGTCGAAGAGCTGAAGAGTCGTGACATGCTCGACTGCTTCAAGCTGTTGCACTTTCACTTGGGCAGCCAGATCACCAACATCCGCCAGATCAAGGGCGCGATGACGGAAGCCGGCCGCGCCTATGTCGACCTGGTGAAGCGCGGTGCCGGGCTCGAGTATCTCGATGTCGGTGGCGGTTTGGGCGTCGATTACGACGGCAGCCAAACGAACTTCGAATCGAGCATGAACTACACGCTGCAAGAGTACGCAAACGACGTGGTGTATCACCTGCAGAGCGTGTGCGACGAAGCCCAGGTGAAGCACCCAAACATCATTTCGGAGAGCGGTCGCGCGGTTGCCGCTTACCACGCGGCCCTCGTCTTCGGCGTACTTGGTGTTTCGGGCCAGGGGAACCAAGGCCAGAACGGTGAAGAGACTCTGCCCGAGGTCAATCAGGAATCGGAGCAGCCTCTGCACGACCTGATGGATACCTATAAGGGAATCACCGCCCGCAATGTGCTCGAAAGTTTTCACGATGCCCAGCAAGCCATGGATGTGACCATGACGCTGTTTGGCACCGGCTACCTTTCGCTGGAACAGCGTTCGATTGCCGAGACCATGTTTTGGGCAATCTGCCGCAAGATTCGCCGCTTTGCAGAACAACTCGATTACATGCCAGAAGAGCTCGAAGGGCTCGACTTGATGCTGAGCGATACGTACTTCTGCAACTTCTCGCTGTTTCAATCGATGCCCGATAGCTGGGCGATCAAACAGCTCTTCCCCGTGATGCCGATTCATCGGTTGAACGAACGACCGAACCGGCCGGCAGTCCTTGGCGACATTACTTGCGACAGCGACGGCAAGATCGACCAGTTCATTGACCGCCGCGACGTCAAACGTACGCTGCTGCTGCATCAGTACAACGGCCAGCCTTATTATCTGTCCGCATTCCTGATTGGTGCCTATCAAGAGATTCTCGGCGACTTGCACAATCTGTTTGGAGATACGAACACAGTTCACGTCGACAGCACACCGACGGGCGAAGTGATTCTCGAAGCGATCGTGAAGGGTGACACCGTTCGCGAAGTGCTCGACTACGTCGAGTTCGATCACAGCGATCTCGTTACTCGCCTGCAAACGGCCGTCGAGAACGCCGTCCGCGAGAACCGCCTCGACCACCAGGCCGCGGGTCGCTTCATTAAGTTCTATGACGACGCCCTGAACGGCTACACCTACCTGGAAGAACCAGGGGATTAG
- a CDS encoding DUF1501 domain-containing protein → MSPRQSTRSLSRREMLKRVSCGFGYVALAGLCNEGQAAAAPLSPLAPKQPHFAAKAKRIIFLCMHGGPTHVETFEHKPKLQADDGKQSHKNPNMQYLASRWEFKQRGQSGLWISELFPNVAQHADDLCLLNGCLTDNPNHPQALDQLHTGSFQFTRPSIGAWTLYGLGSENQSLPGFITISPKSGTARQYGSAFLPALYQGTPVGEHGKGISQAVVSNLANKVLAPDEQQAQLALIQKLNRDSLASQQSNPKLEGVIEAYELAFRMQNEFPQVMDTKSETADTLKLYGIDEPATAEFGKQCLLARRFAEAGVRYFEITHGDWDAHGSLQAIMGNNSKATDKPIAGLLADLKQRGLLQDTLVVWGGEFGRTPDDPTRNGRGHNHKGYSMWMCGGGVKGGIAHGCTDDYGYEAIDGRVHTHDLHATMLHLMGLDHQRLTYRYGGRDFRLTDVHGRVVQEVIA, encoded by the coding sequence ATGAGCCCTCGACAATCCACCCGCTCCCTCTCTCGCCGCGAAATGCTGAAGCGCGTTTCGTGTGGCTTTGGTTATGTCGCCTTGGCTGGCCTGTGCAACGAAGGGCAAGCTGCTGCCGCGCCACTGAGTCCACTTGCCCCCAAGCAGCCTCACTTTGCCGCCAAGGCTAAACGTATTATTTTTCTCTGCATGCACGGTGGGCCGACGCATGTCGAAACCTTCGAACACAAGCCCAAGCTGCAAGCCGACGACGGCAAGCAGTCGCACAAAAACCCGAACATGCAGTACCTGGCCTCGCGCTGGGAGTTCAAGCAGCGGGGCCAAAGCGGTCTCTGGATCTCGGAACTGTTTCCTAACGTCGCCCAGCATGCCGACGACCTCTGCTTGCTCAACGGCTGTCTGACCGACAACCCGAATCACCCGCAAGCGCTCGATCAACTTCACACCGGCAGTTTTCAATTCACACGCCCCAGCATTGGCGCCTGGACGCTCTACGGCCTGGGGAGCGAGAACCAATCGCTCCCCGGCTTCATCACCATCAGTCCCAAGAGCGGCACCGCGCGGCAATACGGCAGCGCATTCCTGCCTGCCCTCTATCAAGGCACTCCCGTCGGCGAACATGGCAAAGGGATTAGCCAGGCCGTTGTCAGCAATTTAGCGAACAAAGTTCTCGCGCCCGACGAGCAGCAAGCTCAACTGGCCCTGATCCAAAAACTCAATCGCGACTCACTCGCCAGTCAGCAATCAAATCCCAAGTTAGAAGGGGTGATCGAAGCGTACGAACTTGCCTTCCGCATGCAGAACGAGTTTCCCCAGGTCATGGACACCAAGAGCGAAACGGCCGACACGCTTAAGCTCTATGGCATTGACGAACCGGCCACTGCCGAGTTCGGCAAGCAGTGCCTGCTCGCTCGCCGCTTTGCCGAAGCAGGCGTGCGCTACTTCGAGATCACCCACGGCGACTGGGATGCACACGGCAGTTTGCAAGCCATCATGGGGAACAACAGCAAAGCCACCGACAAGCCCATCGCCGGCCTGCTCGCCGATCTAAAGCAGCGTGGCCTGCTCCAAGACACGCTCGTCGTCTGGGGTGGCGAGTTTGGTCGCACGCCCGATGACCCCACACGCAATGGTCGCGGCCACAATCACAAGGGCTACTCAATGTGGATGTGCGGTGGCGGCGTGAAAGGTGGTATCGCCCACGGCTGCACCGACGACTACGGCTACGAAGCCATCGACGGCCGCGTTCACACGCACGACCTGCACGCCACCATGCTCCACCTGATGGGTCTCGACCACCAGCGACTCACCTATCGCTACGGCGGCCGCGACTTCCGCCTAACCGACGTCCACGGCCGCGTCGTGCAGGAAGTGATCGCTTAA